In a single window of the Acyrthosiphon pisum isolate AL4f chromosome X, pea_aphid_22Mar2018_4r6ur, whole genome shotgun sequence genome:
- the LOC115033113 gene encoding uncharacterized protein LOC115033113: MEGRTIKSSRPLIDAENELDIINMSFVSFQEFEEWKSIEEAHINYNSRVDLTGNTRVNRPNSRSSTAEYNSRVDLSVNKYKTRPTCEEVSGGDCCEDNIRLKDELAEIEIVKNQLLCEKRLKKIAGYTLLFNIRKASLNIKRENILSYYL, from the exons ATGGAGGGACGCACCATTAAATCGTCAAGACCATTGATAGATGCAGAAAATGAAttggatataattaatatgagttTTGTTTCGTTTCAGG agtTTGAAGAATGGAAATCCATTGAAGAG gcACACATCAATTACAATTCGAGAGTAGATTTGACGGGAAATACACGTGTAAACCGACCGAATAGCAGG tcatCAACTGCAGAATACAATTCGAGAGTAGATTTgtcagtaaataaatataaaacccgACCAACATGCGAG GAAGTCAGTGGCGGGGACTGCTGTGAAGACAACATAAGGCTAAAAGATGAGTTAGCTGAAATTGAAATAGTTAAAAACCAGTTGCTATGTGAAAAAcgattgaaaaaaattgctggatatacacttttatttaatatacgtaaagctagcttaaatattaaaagagagaatatattaagttattacctataa